The Thermoplasmata archaeon genome window below encodes:
- a CDS encoding radical SAM protein, with protein MKILFVSPPTDSAIKSVIGTTGPPLGLAYLASVARSKSHDAKIVDSLVENLTFEELRKIMEQYSPDVIAITSTTSMIPDAYEVAKIAKDIFHGTVTVIGGPHVTFVPEQTLQESPNIDYVVKGEGEIAFSGILDILEKKKDPKEIRGIAYRKGNGIMNNPPETLISDVDSIPEPSWDLLPMDKYEIDNTQFGTIMTSRGCPYNCIFCSSSLQFGKQWRGHSVERVIDELKTLRYKYNKKDIEFLDDTFTLNMKRAIELTDRIYKEGIDIRWSASARVNLFNEDIAKNMKKAGAHTVYFGIESGSQKILDFIGKGITLDLAKSSVRKANNAELYTLGSFIIGFPDDTVKDIKTTIKFSKGIGVTVAQFTIATPYPGTRLWDYVMENKLLLSMNWRKFTTLSPVMKLRNFTPDQILKWLSWAYLSFYVRPLYLMRDIAKTHGFVFKRLIPYAKKAMNLDIMGE; from the coding sequence ATGAAAATACTTTTTGTTTCACCTCCAACGGATTCTGCAATAAAGAGTGTTATTGGCACTACAGGTCCGCCACTTGGGTTAGCATACCTTGCATCTGTGGCAAGATCAAAGAGTCATGATGCAAAAATTGTAGATTCGCTTGTGGAAAACCTTACTTTTGAAGAGCTCAGAAAAATTATGGAACAATATTCCCCAGATGTGATAGCCATTACATCTACAACTTCAATGATTCCGGATGCTTATGAAGTGGCAAAGATTGCAAAGGATATTTTCCATGGTACTGTAACAGTGATAGGCGGTCCGCATGTCACTTTTGTACCTGAACAGACATTGCAGGAAAGCCCTAACATTGATTATGTGGTTAAGGGTGAAGGGGAAATAGCTTTTTCAGGCATACTTGATATACTTGAAAAAAAGAAGGATCCTAAAGAGATAAGAGGTATTGCCTACAGGAAGGGAAATGGCATAATGAATAATCCACCGGAGACTCTTATAAGTGATGTAGACTCAATACCAGAACCTTCATGGGATTTACTGCCAATGGATAAATACGAGATAGACAATACCCAATTTGGAACAATAATGACTTCTAGAGGGTGCCCATATAACTGTATATTTTGCTCATCGTCATTGCAATTTGGAAAACAGTGGAGAGGGCATTCAGTTGAACGTGTAATTGACGAACTGAAAACTTTAAGATACAAATACAATAAAAAGGATATTGAGTTTCTTGACGATACGTTCACACTTAATATGAAGAGAGCTATTGAATTAACAGATAGGATTTACAAAGAGGGCATTGATATAAGGTGGTCTGCATCAGCGAGAGTGAACCTTTTCAATGAGGATATTGCAAAAAACATGAAAAAAGCGGGAGCGCATACAGTATACTTTGGAATTGAATCAGGATCTCAGAAAATTCTGGATTTCATTGGCAAAGGCATTACACTAGACCTTGCAAAATCGTCTGTAAGAAAGGCAAACAATGCTGAATTATATACGTTAGGATCTTTCATCATAGGTTTTCCGGATGATACCGTAAAAGACATAAAAACGACAATTAAGTTCTCGAAGGGCATTGGCGTAACCGTTGCGCAATTCACTATTGCCACACCATATCCAGGCACAAGGCTCTGGGATTATGTCATGGAGAATAAACTTCTACTAAGTATGAACTGGAGAAAATTTACAACATTATCGCCTGTGATGAAACTTCGGAATTTCACACCGGATCAGATACTCAAATGGCTATCTTGGGCATATCTATCATTTTATGTTCGTCCTCTTTATCTGATGAGGGATATAGCAAAAACGCATGGTTTTGTTTTTAAAAGGCTAATACCCTATGCAAAGAAGGCAATGAACCTTGATATTATGGGTGAGTAA
- the purM gene encoding phosphoribosylformylglycinamidine cyclo-ligase — MKTYSEAGVNIDNKSIFLDLMLSQIKFHREQNIILKGHYTGLVDFGEHYLALNTDGVGTKMIVAEEVKKFDTVGIDCVAMNVNDTICVGAEPLAMVDYLIINRYDSWIAEQIGKGLNKGLELANIELVGGETAVMPDLVNNIDLSGTALGIVKKDKLISGSAISDGDLIIGIESSGLHSNGFTLVRKLIKEHNISYNEKIGEAKLDSLLLEPTRIYVKEILELLKISEIHGLANITGGGLRNLIRLKKKKFILDNLIEPAPIFQFIQKTGDISDFEMYQTFNMGMGFAIIVPERDADTVLQYLKHKIDAQIVGFVAPGEQVFVPELKISYEKY, encoded by the coding sequence ATGAAAACATATTCTGAAGCCGGAGTTAACATAGATAATAAGTCCATTTTTTTAGATTTGATGTTATCACAGATAAAATTTCACAGAGAGCAAAATATAATCCTTAAAGGACATTATACTGGGCTAGTTGATTTTGGAGAACATTATCTAGCTTTAAATACAGATGGAGTAGGCACTAAGATGATCGTTGCTGAAGAGGTAAAAAAGTTTGATACTGTAGGAATAGACTGTGTTGCAATGAACGTTAATGATACTATATGTGTAGGTGCTGAACCTTTAGCAATGGTTGATTACTTGATTATAAATAGATATGATAGCTGGATTGCAGAACAAATTGGTAAGGGCTTAAATAAAGGGTTAGAGCTTGCAAATATAGAGTTGGTTGGTGGAGAAACTGCAGTAATGCCAGATCTTGTAAACAATATAGATCTTTCAGGTACAGCTCTGGGAATCGTAAAAAAAGACAAACTGATATCTGGATCTGCGATCTCAGACGGAGATCTTATAATAGGCATAGAGAGTTCAGGCTTGCATTCTAATGGTTTTACGTTAGTAAGGAAACTTATAAAAGAGCATAATATATCTTACAACGAGAAAATTGGGGAAGCGAAACTTGACAGTCTGCTTTTAGAGCCAACCAGGATCTATGTAAAAGAGATATTAGAACTATTAAAAATCAGTGAAATACATGGGCTAGCAAATATTACTGGCGGAGGATTAAGAAATCTGATACGTTTAAAGAAAAAAAAGTTTATACTTGATAATTTAATTGAGCCTGCACCAATATTCCAGTTTATACAGAAAACTGGAGACATCTCCGATTTTGAGATGTACCAGACTTTTAATATGGGAATGGGTTTTGCTATAATCGTTCCAGAGCGAGACGCTGATACAGTTCTACAATACTTAAAACATAAGATTGATGCACAAATCGTTGGTTTCGTAGCTCCTGGTGAGCAGGTTTTTGTTCCTGAGCTTAAAATCAGCTATGAAAAATACTAA
- a CDS encoding winged helix-turn-helix transcriptional regulator, which translates to MILREKKELTKMLILIEILHGKKKIKDLADTIGITIQGVSDYLKQLKNEGYIDSELKIKKEGFLFISEKTEELRDYISLLLNEVKIINITEAIAGEDIEKNSHVGLFMKKGYIYAYLKDSSSTGTALNSAKKGEDLSIGSLSGILSLSMGAIKIFTLPNSYEGGTKKIDKKSIDAVLKYKHDKIGVYGIVPLVTLKKYGINIDFEFGTTRSAIEAAHKGLNTIIFVSRDLLKYVIDDLEDISKGFDKVLYTVEDISIFHS; encoded by the coding sequence ATGATATTAAGAGAGAAAAAAGAGCTCACAAAAATGCTTATACTGATAGAAATACTTCACGGAAAAAAGAAAATTAAAGATCTTGCAGATACAATAGGCATAACTATACAGGGCGTATCAGACTATTTAAAACAGCTAAAAAATGAGGGATATATAGACAGTGAGCTAAAAATAAAGAAAGAGGGATTTCTATTTATTTCAGAGAAAACAGAAGAATTAAGAGATTACATATCTCTGCTTCTAAACGAGGTAAAAATAATAAATATTACCGAGGCTATTGCAGGTGAAGATATTGAAAAAAATAGCCATGTGGGGTTGTTCATGAAAAAAGGATACATATATGCTTATCTCAAAGACTCTTCATCCACCGGAACCGCATTAAACAGCGCTAAAAAAGGTGAAGATCTCTCTATAGGATCACTATCAGGTATATTATCATTATCGATGGGGGCTATCAAAATTTTCACATTGCCAAACTCTTATGAGGGAGGCACTAAAAAAATCGATAAAAAATCTATCGATGCGGTATTAAAGTACAAGCATGATAAAATAGGTGTGTATGGAATAGTTCCATTAGTAACATTAAAAAAATATGGGATAAATATCGATTTTGAGTTTGGCACTACGAGATCTGCTATAGAGGCTGCGCATAAGGGATTGAACACAATTATATTCGTATCGAGAGATCTTTTAAAATACGTTATTGATGATCTGGAAGATATATCTAAAGGATTTGATAAAGTGCTATATACCGTTGAAGATATTAGTATTTTTCATAGCTGA
- a CDS encoding radical SAM protein — MVEKVDENVVLQEGGKIDTTKLVSQFQKIVDNRFAKFIMKRMTTPKKFEHTLAVFAGVEKPNSVGEKMEVKTIEAALGRALKTFGINDMAAVKNALNEPFVRKGVALTLRSVAKYGLTRPQVFEAPLLIVWNITKQCNLKCLHCYANAGPYKHKDELSLEEKLNVIDQLDEAGVTMISFSGGEPLISPDFWKVAEYASKKGMYTTIATNGTLLTKENVERLKNIGIRYVEVSLDAPEPKTHDMFRGVEGAWQRTVDGIKNVVQSGAFDTAIATTATKYNIGEIPQMIDIAIELGVKKFIVFNFVPTGRGKDIIAEDLSPKERSDLLNYLYDRWQEKKIDIFSTSPTYSQVGIERVLAGTGKTYSPTHFASADYGETGVGLAEFIGGCGAGRLYASIEDNGDIGPCVFLPIKVGNIREKSFKEIWENSKDLQQLRNRDLYEENCKSCVFRNPCGGCRARAYGYFGNYLAPDPGCTYNQKMYDGIMKEVYVTAVGGKK, encoded by the coding sequence ATGGTTGAAAAAGTTGATGAAAATGTGGTCTTGCAGGAAGGCGGTAAAATAGATACAACGAAGCTTGTATCACAGTTTCAGAAGATTGTTGACAACAGATTTGCAAAATTCATTATGAAAAGAATGACCACGCCAAAAAAATTCGAGCATACTCTAGCTGTATTTGCAGGTGTTGAAAAACCTAATTCTGTAGGAGAAAAAATGGAAGTTAAAACCATAGAGGCAGCCTTGGGAAGAGCGTTAAAGACATTTGGCATAAATGATATGGCAGCGGTGAAAAATGCATTGAATGAACCTTTTGTCAGGAAGGGTGTTGCGTTAACGCTCAGGTCAGTAGCAAAGTACGGGCTGACGAGGCCACAGGTTTTCGAAGCACCTTTGCTCATAGTCTGGAACATTACTAAGCAATGTAATTTAAAATGTTTGCACTGCTATGCAAACGCTGGTCCTTACAAACATAAGGATGAATTGTCTTTAGAGGAAAAATTGAATGTGATAGACCAACTTGATGAAGCGGGAGTGACGATGATATCATTCTCTGGAGGAGAACCCTTGATCAGCCCAGATTTTTGGAAAGTAGCAGAGTATGCGTCAAAAAAAGGTATGTACACAACGATTGCTACAAATGGAACACTGCTGACAAAAGAGAATGTTGAAAGATTGAAAAACATTGGAATAAGATATGTGGAAGTAAGCCTTGATGCCCCGGAACCAAAGACGCACGATATGTTCAGAGGTGTGGAAGGAGCTTGGCAGAGAACAGTAGACGGTATAAAGAATGTAGTTCAATCAGGGGCATTCGATACTGCTATTGCAACCACGGCCACAAAATACAATATTGGTGAAATTCCTCAGATGATAGACATTGCAATAGAGCTAGGCGTGAAAAAGTTTATAGTGTTTAATTTTGTTCCCACAGGCAGAGGAAAGGATATAATTGCCGAGGATTTATCCCCCAAAGAGCGGTCTGATCTGTTGAATTATCTCTATGACAGATGGCAAGAAAAGAAAATTGACATATTTTCAACGAGTCCAACATATTCGCAAGTAGGTATTGAAAGGGTTCTTGCAGGAACTGGAAAAACGTATTCACCCACTCACTTTGCATCTGCAGATTATGGTGAAACAGGAGTTGGATTAGCAGAATTTATAGGTGGTTGCGGTGCAGGAAGGCTCTATGCGTCCATAGAAGACAATGGAGATATAGGTCCATGCGTATTTCTTCCGATAAAGGTTGGAAACATAAGGGAAAAGAGTTTTAAAGAGATATGGGAAAATTCTAAAGATCTTCAGCAATTAAGAAATAGGGATCTTTACGAAGAAAACTGCAAATCATGTGTGTTTAGAAATCCTTGCGGTGGATGTAGAGCAAGGGCATACGGCTACTTTGGCAATTATCTTGCACCGGATCCAGGCTGCACTTACAATCAAAAAATGTATGATGGGATAATGAAAGAAGTGTACGTTACTGCTGTTGGAGGAAAGAAATGA
- a CDS encoding helix-turn-helix domain-containing protein, with protein sequence MENNGIFAIMKKLMQEMCLSEAPCTIYSVLAISEKSMSIMEISEKTGYSLPMIYSSIRELIENNLVEKIKNGKNTEYIANINFIEVFEKRRKKIMEKFIEPLANMDLKNYPQNVRIREIKEYANTLYEYFIKINKLNNK encoded by the coding sequence ATGGAAAACAATGGAATTTTTGCTATAATGAAAAAATTAATGCAAGAGATGTGCCTAAGTGAGGCACCATGCACGATTTATTCTGTTCTAGCAATCTCAGAGAAGTCCATGAGCATAATGGAAATATCTGAGAAAACTGGTTATTCTCTACCAATGATCTATTCTTCTATTAGAGAATTGATCGAGAATAACCTTGTGGAGAAAATAAAGAATGGAAAGAACACTGAATATATTGCTAACATTAACTTTATAGAGGTATTCGAAAAACGAAGAAAAAAAATCATGGAAAAATTTATTGAGCCTCTTGCAAACATGGATTTGAAAAATTACCCACAGAATGTTAGAATAAGAGAAATAAAAGAATATGCAAATACTCTCTATGAATATTTCATAAAAATAAATAAGCTGAATAATAAGTGA